In the genome of Nerophis ophidion isolate RoL-2023_Sa linkage group LG28, RoL_Noph_v1.0, whole genome shotgun sequence, the window agtcaggagggagagcatattgaaggactggtggagttcccagtgactggtgtccctgtgaagagtgaaggtaatgaggtcaaaggtgaaagtgaggagaggggaggggcggagcctccaagcagcagctcaacacaacacatgacaacagaagctgatggagaccactgtggaggatcacaagcagacaagctcttagctccactatcagatagtgaggacacaacgtcacactctcctgacactgatgatgaagactctaaagatgataagacatgtcacgctaacaacactcacttcaaatgttctcactgtgacaaaaccttcAAATACCCTTGTtatctgaaaacacacatgagaagacacaccggagaaaaaccttttgtctgttcaatctgtggaagaggttttacacgaagtcagagtttgaaGTTACACAGGATAATACACATtgaagaaaaaccttttatctgtttaatctgtagtaaaggttttgttctAAGTaaccatttgaaagtacacatgagaatacacactggtgaaaaaccttttatttgttcaatctgtggtaaaggttttgtacaaaataacaatttgaaagtacacattagaacacacactggtgaaaaaccttttatctgttcaatctgtggtaaagtttttgtacaaagtaacaatttgaaagtgcacatgacaaCACATACTGTTGAAAATACggtttcctgttcaacctgtggtaaaggttttacacaaagtcaatatttgaaagtacacatgagaacacacactggtgaaaaaccgttttcctgttcaatttgtggtaaaggttttacacttAGTcaccatttgaaagtacacacgagAACGCACAGtggcgaaaaacctttttcctgttcaatctgtggtaaagtttttatacaaagtaacaatttgaaagtacacatgacaacacacactggtgaaaaaactgtTTCCTGTTCAacttgtggtaaaggttttacacgaagtcaatatttgaaagtacacatgagaacacatactggtaaaaaaatattttcctgttcaacctgtggtaaaggttttacacatggtcaccatttgaaagtacacacgagaacgc includes:
- the LOC133545570 gene encoding gastrula zinc finger protein XlCGF57.1-like isoform X2 gives rise to the protein MVKGDPSKKKTRCHRPSGVSFSSLTRTLPCKKEKEKEEEEHSISQEGEHIEGLVEFPVTGVPVKSEGNEVKGESEERGGAEPPSSSSTQHMTTEADGDHCGGSQADKLLAPLSDSEDTTSHSPDTDDEDSKDDKTCHANNTHFKCSHCDKTFKYPCYLKTHMRRHTGEKPFVCSICGRGFTRSQSLKLHRIIHIEEKPFICLICSKGFVLSNHLKVHMRIHTGEKPFICSICGKGFVQNNNLKVHIRTHTGEKPFICSICGKVFVQSNNLKVHMTTHTVENTVSCSTCGKGFTQSQYLKVHMRTHTGEKPFSCSICGKGFTLSHHLKVHTRTHSGEKPFSCSICGKVFIQSNNLKVHMTTHTGEKTVSCSTCGKGFTRSQYLKVHMRTHTGKKIFSCSTCGKGFTHGHHLKVHTRTHTGEKPFSCSICGKGFTESQHLKRHTRTHTGEKSHSCSICNRSFCERPNLVVHMRTHPGEKVLSCSVCGERFSYKYQCKKHKCAGENSSSK